In Lonchura striata isolate bLonStr1 chromosome 3, bLonStr1.mat, whole genome shotgun sequence, the sequence AACTTCTGGTTTTCTAAATAGTCCTCTCTCTTTGAGTGTTTCAAGATGTATGCATAAAAGCATAGCTATATGGAGAGTGTCTGAGTGTGGCCTGTGACCTCTCTTCCTAGTGCAGGAAGCCAGATGTCAGTGTGGAGACATCTCCATGGGACCGTTTGCAGAAATACAAAACTAGGGTGTAAAGCAGCTGATTCTGTACGTCCAAAATATTGAAGAATGAATGCTAGGGCAGAGTCTCATTTGTAGCAGTGTTTTGGAAAGGCAGAAGATTTCTAATGGACAATGCAGCATCTTCTAACATTTCTTCCTGTATTGCCTAATAACTCGGGGACCAGCTGGAATTGTTTTCTGGGTTAAATTTATTAGCTGCCATTTGGACCACGCTGGGTTTCTAGATGCAGTTTTATTCCCTAAATTAATTCAGGAAATGATGGCCCACATCAAAAGGCCATTTTTAGGCAAAAAATGTATGTCAGTTATTTTTTCTGGATTAAATTTAAAATGGGGAGATAAAGTTGGCAGTGATGCAAAGAATCCTAggttgaataaaaataatttttattttggaaacttCTGGGAAATGCTCTGAAGGTCTCACTATGTGAGAAATACAGTTTCTTCAGACCTGATGGTAATCCTCAAACCCAGATGAATGGGACTCAGAGAAAGGCAGGAAGCATTAGTACTTCCTGCTATACTGATGAGGAGTCTTgtaggaaagagaaagggagaatCAGGTGTGCAGAAAggttgcaaaaggaaaaaaatcttgagtGTAGATCAGTTTGGGAGTTCTAGTGTTCCAGGATATTTGTTTTAGAACTTCATCTTAAGCCactaaaacataaaataataacCTCAAGACTTCTAAAATGACTGGGCTCTACACTTTTTCTAAACTAAGAGGACAACTTTTCTAgaattataagaaaaaaaaaacgtAGTTTGTTAAGTAGTTGGTATAGTGGCAACgttttaattttaagtattaTGAGAGGTGCTTGGAAACTTGGTTTTGTCATTGTAATGGTGTGGAAATTACTGACATATTGCTCcaaattaattgcatttttttttctgtgtacttctttttttcagaagaaaagctACAAAATGAAAAAGTTTCAAAAGAGATGAATGAATTTATTAACAAAGAACAGAATAGTAACTTAGCATCACAGGAGGCAAAAGAAATTGAAGCAGATATGGTTCATGAAAAGAAGAGATCTCCAAATGCAATCACACCTGATGTAGAACTCAAGAAAGAGGGTAAagagaggacaggaaggagTGGGTCAAGAAGCTCTAGCAGtggtagcagcagcagcaatagcaggagcagcagcagcagcagcacagtatCCAGTTCATCATATAGCACTAGCTCAGGTAGTAGTCGTAGCACTTCACGTTCTTCCTCTCCCAAAAGGAAGAAGAGACACAGCCGCAGTAGGACACCATCACATAAAGTTAGGCGCAGTAGAAGCAGGAGTTACTCCCACAGAAATAGGAGAGAGAGGAGTAGGAGCAGGGAGAAAATAAGGGAAAGGAGAAGATCTAGTAGAAATCACAGTGCTGAAAGGGGGGAGAGGCGGAGAAATCGGAGTCCTTCGAGAGAGAGAAGCTGGGATAGACGTAGAAGTGGCAGCCGCTCAAGAGACCGGCGAGCCAACCGTGCGAGccgcagcaggagcagagacagACGTAAAGCTGAAGACCAGCGTAGAAGCCCTACTGGAAATAGGCACAAACGTAAAAGTGAGGGTAAAGatcaagaaaggaaaaaggagcagGGTGGAGGTGTagataaagacaaaaaaaagaacagagaaagggagagagatcaggaaaaaagaaaagataagcccaaaaaagaggaaaaagaaagtaagaCTGGCAATCATGATGACAgtagattaaaaagaaaaagagacagtGAAAGAACTTTCTCTCGCAGTGATTCAATATGTGTGAAAATAATAAGACAGGATTCCAaacaagaaagtaaaaaaattactaCCAAAGATAGCAAAAAACGATCAGGCTCTGAATCTAGTGCAAGGAGTAGTTCTGAATCGCCAGGAAGCAGTAAAGAAAAGAAGGCTAAGAAATCGAAGCATATTCGGTCATGCTCCATGGAGAAATCTCAAAGGTCTGGTAAGAAGGCAAGCCGCAAACACAAGTCTAAGTCACGATCAAGGTAGTATACTTTTTAAGTATTTTGTTTgacttttaaaaagttttttataTTCGTCTTCATGTGTACGGCATATGAACCTTTTTAATAAAGTATGGTATTTATTAAACTTTTTGTCTTAGGCAAAAGTAACTTTGGAAAATCTTTTAAAACTATTAATTACTAAGCCTAAAGTGTGTGTGGGTTTGGgggtcttttattttttccaattaactttccccccccccttttcctttatttttcagatcAACAACTCCTCTTCGTCGTAAACGCTGAGGAATTTATGGCACCAGTGCTATGATGTTTAAAAATTCCATGAGTTATAAAAGGCTTGTCTCATTATAGAGGCACATTGTGGCTATGTAGGTGAAACCAgaatccttttttttatttgtaaatagGTGTATTTTTTCCAAATGCTGCTCAGAATAATAGGATTTCTTTGTATTACATTTTTTCAAGAACGGTAGTGCTTATTAAGACTATAAAACAGGCCATTCTCTTTCAGCTGTAATGTTCTTAAAATTACTATTGAATGTACTGTGATGTCAATAAAGCTCTTTAgttcattttttgtttaaaattcttGCACCTGAATTTTGTGGTAAATGGTAGaaagtacttaaaaaaaaagaaaaaggcagctTTTTTGGTATAACAGATTTTTAAAGTACTTGAAAAAGATTTAACGTGAAACACTTGTAATCCGTGGACATGATAAGATTACTTTATTGGGGTGTGGAAGAACAGAGAAAAGacatcttatttttctttagatatGTGTAATAGATTTTTTAATAACCCTTTTTTTGGTCTAGCTGGTACTATATGCTGTGTGTGTAAAATATGGGTCACTGTAATACAAGCTATACTTAAAACAGACTGAACCCCATTAGGAATATGTGCAATTAACTGATCTCTTGTGGCAGTGTTAAGCTCTGGAACTATATTCCTCACCCAGTTTTCAGAGAGATCTTTGGATGTTCAGGGATATTACACACATCTCAGAATTTTCTATGTTTTTATGGAGCATGTTTATAAACGTCATTCAGTACACACTGAAAAACTGACAACAGGTTAACTTTACGTTTTGGCACATGCATTAAATGCGTACTGAATGTTAAAGGTAGGTCCTTAGTGTCTCAAGAATTATGACTCATGTAAAGCTGAAACACTGATGTATCAGCAATACCACTAAATTTTTGATTTTAATATTACCATAAAGTGAAAGAGGTCACTGACTACCTCCTTAAGGAAATTGACTATTGCTGTTAGAAACAAGAGTGTGAAATAATATAagctaaaaaacaaaccaacaataCCCAACTCTAGGCCAATGACTTACAGAAGAACATAAATTCATTGAGAGATCTGTGAAAAAGGTAAAAGTCTTAACATCGAAGTAAGTTCTCTTTGATTGGCTGTATCTTCTAAGAAAAAATGGTACTAGTACAGGCAACTTGGAAAGCATGTCTTCATGAACAGATAAATCCACTTAGCAAAGTCAAAATTCAGCTACTGtattttcataaataatacGCAGAAATAAACTGCTTCAGGgcaaagaaatacattttatgtGTTTAATAAGCAAGCTAATTGCTAGTGAATATGTGCATGTTTATCAAAACACTGTTACAGATAAATAATCAGTTGTAAATCATAACACCGCCCCCCCCAATTATATCTTTAATATAGAGTAAGCAGTCATATTTATTAGCAAAATAAGGCATAATTTACATCACACAACTTTACTTGCATTGGTAGGAATATAAATAATGATGTGTTGATCCAATCTCACTACACTCTTTGCTCTGGGTAAGAGTgaggaatattttgaaaataggTTGCATAACAGTTCAGATGTCCTAGAAGGATGTCTTgtgagagacagaaagaaactAGAAATAAGCTTAAGAAAAGCTGTTGAGGAATACAGTTTCCAGGATGCATTGAATTTGATTTTCAGTTCAGATTTTATATTCTCTgtctaataataaaaaaaagattgtGTATGAAAAGCTTTATATACTTTGCCAACAACTGGAATTCTGTCACTTCCtgtaaatatgaaaattattttttgacaCATATGCACTTCTATGGGTAGTGACTGTATGCCAATAAAAAGAGCATACGATCTCTGTATTTAACTGTTTCAGAAATCTTACTATAACTGCCTACTCATCACTCAGTTATTAAATACACATCGGTATTATTGTCAGCATCACATACATTAAACTTCTTTGGGCTTTAGAAACTCTCCTTTAGGAATGTCTTTCACCAGAAGAGGCTAGAATAACAACCACTCTCTTAATTCCATACATCTGAAGTTATCCTAAAATGTGCGAATACCAACAAAAATGGGAATgtattgttttaaaatgaatGCTGCAAAAACATTTCAATGCACTACAGGAAAGCAATACACAGGATTTTGAATGTCATGCAGCAACGTGACATTTGGAGACATTTCCcttgaaaactttttttaataaatgaggGTGGTGTGAAATCAAATGAATAATGATTTCCATGCGAATTGTTTTTAAGGTGAATACAACCAAGCCAATGTCTGTATGTGCCCCAAGGTGCTCGCTACACTGTGTAAGAACAAGAATTAGCTGTGGCCATGGATAGGCCAAAAAAGAGTAGTTGAGTAAATATTCTGACTTGAAAGATTGAGCAACTACATGTGTTTTGAAATATGGCACAATAACAAAAACTGTTCTGTATTTGAGGCTCTGTCTCATAGAATAGCTACTTCTAGTTTCAAACAAGCTTGTTCTGTTAAGTAGAATACATGGCCAAGTGTACACGTGTTTGCTTGCTTGTAAGCAATTCTAAAATCACAAATATAAAGGTAATGGTAACATAAGGTTTGGCTCTCTTGCTCagattttgcatttgttttgctAAATTAATGACaagtaaaaaaattgaataGTATGTGGATGCATGCTTTGAAGGAAGGCTTAGTTTTGTCTCTTAAGGAGACTAACCATAAAGGATGTGTTGGAGCTCTGGTTTTTTTCAGTAGCTCTGAGGTGTTATTAATGACTCATAACTCCAGTGCACTGTGAGCTTTGTTGGATAGAAAGCAGGTGAGTAGAAAAGTGAGGCAAGTACATACTAAGCAGGTTTGCCATATGTTTAATTGCTGTCCAGACAAGCTTTTTTGAGCCCTTTCATCAGTCCTTATTTAgctatgaaaagaaaataatccagACTTTAACTGCTACATGAATTATACTGTATTTACAGGAGACCTGTAAACAGGCAGATTTCAAGCAGTGAGGCTTGTAGTACCAAGCAAGGTCAGTAGAGAAAGCAGGCTGGCACTAGAGGAAAGTCAAGCCAGGACTGGTTATACTACTCAAAATGTCCTGCAGCCtggaggatgctgctgccctTGGCGTTGTGCAGGCGGATGCCAGCCTCTGCACAGTCAGGGAACCCGGCCTCTGATCATCTGCCTGGCGGGCACGGGAGcgctgccagctctgctttcaTGGCTTACCTTTGCCTTGCTCTGCgctgctgccttccagacaGCTTTGGTTTTCACTGCGCGTTCTTGTTGGACCTGCAGCTCAATAAAGCGTCAGAAAACGAATCTTTACAAAACCTGGCtcaattattttctatttgtgtGTATCAGCCCTGaactgccagggctgctgacCTCAGTTcggggccctgggcagcagtgTCTGCTAGAGAGCAGGGAAGGCAGAAGCCCTTCTCGTTCCCGGCCACAGCCTGGCCTTCACCCGCAAACCGTGGCACGGCAGCCGCTCCGAGAGGCAGCAGCGTGGTGCCCGAGGAgctgccccgggcccggccgtGCTGGGCCCAGAGGTTCTGGCCAGGCCGCAGTGCCGGCTGCTGGGACCGCTTCCCTCTGAGCCTGCCCCGGCGCGAGAACTCTTCTTGCCGTGCCCTGCAAGCCCGGTGTGCTTCTAGGTAATGAACGGAACGGAAAGCCCTGGGCTCCTCGCTGTGCCGTCCGAACGAGCCTCTGCTTGCGGCTCTTTCCGTGTTCCAAGACAAGGGAATGACGGGGCACACATTTATGCAGAGTTGctccagatgcagccctggcgACAAGTGCCACCGTAGGGACTGGCATTCGCACCGGCCCCAGCGCCGAGCGGAACCTTCCCGGCGCCCGCCCGGCGAGGCAGCCGGCAGCGCCGGCCGCGGACCGGGGCGGGGCGAGCGCGGCGGCGGCCatgcggggcggcggggcggcccgagcGCTCGGCCGCGCCCTGCGgcgccggcgggcggcggccgcgctgccgggggcggcgggcggtgAGCGGGGAGCGGGCGGCAGGGCCCGGGCGGCGGGAGGGcccgggcggcgggcggggctgcGCTTCGCCGGCTCCCTCAGCCGGGACCCGCACACCTCcggccggcggcggccccgggcacGTCCGCGGCATTCCCGGCCCGCTCAGCGCCGGCCCGTCGGAAGGTGTTGTGCCCCTGCCGCCTCCTTTGCAGTCCGGAGGTGTCTGGATCGCTCCATCACTCACTGCGGCCTAAAATCGTCTTCAGGGGGTGGTTTGCGCTGCGTACACTGAGGCATTGCTGAGATTCGGGGGCTGTCGGTGACCAGGCAGCAGCGGGGTGTGAGCGAGTGTTCGCCGTGCTAGGGAGAGCCCTGCCTCGGCTGAGCAGGAGAGGGGAGCAATTGCAGGGTATTGTCCCTGGCCTGTCTGTGCACCGTCCCTAAGGGTTTTTGCTTAGGTTTCCTTACTGGTTTGTACCATGCAAAATGAGTGTGCAGCTGTGTATGTCTCATCCCAACACATAataaacccagcactgctgagtgtgtgtgtgtgtgtgtgtagacATGTTGGGGAAATTCACACTAACTGGAACATTTCAGTTGCATAAAAAGCTCTTTTCCATTCAGTCTCTGAACATGAAAATTATATACAAATTATTGTACATAATTTGAGGAGTACAGGGGTGGTGAACTAGCAtactttcttttatttaatacCCAATTCTGTAACTACAAATGTGCAAAGATTTGCTTGGTTAGTATTCTGCTAGAGCAGCACCCTTACAACTAGGTGTTTTGTCTCTGACTTCTTGTAAAGCTGATGTTTTCCATTTGGATGTCTTTTATTTATGCAGATGGCCAAGCTGATCTGTCTTTTCAGACAGGTCTGAGACATATCCTTCAGGACTGCAACAGGAAAAGACAAATGAAATCCAGTAGTACCTTGCCTGCTTCTCTGACTGAAATGAAAAGCAACATGTAAGTATTGTATCTAAAATAACACTGCATGATGAGGGCTACCCTTTTTTGTAACAATTTGACTTCATGACTTTGTGACAGTGTCACCTGGAGTAATTTTTATATCTCACAGGTTTGAATATTTGATGTGGCCTGTTCTTAACTTACTGATTGCCAGCTTAAAAATTACAGGCATGCAGCCATCTGTTTGGGAAGATATGTTACCCATACAGTGTACAATATCTGTATGCTACTAAACGAGTGTAACTCAAATCTCTAAAGAAGGATGAGTTTTACCTCTGCACATTTTCCCATGCaatatttgtttttcctatCTTTCAGCTGACATGAAATATTAGTATTGGTTTAATGATGTTCAGCTTTCATTATTTAGGTTCACTGTGAAGAGACCTTTCAGCACTTCGCACTCATCAGTAGAttcaaaggaaatgaaaaaattcCAGCTCCTTGCACATAAGTGGTGGGATGAAGAAGGAGAATATGCAGCCCTTCATTCTATGAATGATATTAGAGTTCCATTTATTAGGTATGGTTTCTGAAGaccgatttttttttttttttagatataCTATTTCTGTATGACCTcagaaaatactgtaaaaaaGCACCAATTACTGGTACTTAAGATAACTACAGGATCTATTGAAGCACCTTGTGGGTTTGACCTTAATCACATCCCTTTTCTTTTAGAGATACTCTGTTGAGCATGAGTAGTAATTATCATCTGGGAAATCCACTTTCTGGAATCAAAATTCTTGACGTGGGCTGTGGCGGAGGGCTGCTGAGTGAGGTAAGAAACAGTGAGCTCTGTGTTTTCTTGTTAAGAACCATGCAAGGTATTTGAATAGTACAAATTACACTGCTTAATTTCAAATCCTCCAAGGAGGACTTTTTCTCTTCTATGATATGTTAGTTACTGAGTAGAATGCAGTCCACTCATACCAAAAAACCCAGAGTATTTGGTTAGCATAGTGTGGTGGTTTTACAGAGAATGAGGCAGTTGGTAAAGAGAAATTCTAAAATTCTGAGATTCTAAATCATGAAAATAAGATTTCAAGCACTGTAAAGTAGAGGAGAGGGGAAGAATGATGAAAAGGTCCATGgatatttcttcctttatttttttttttttactttacaaGTCTAGGCAGGAATACTTGAAATCATTACATCCTCATTACCATAGAAGCATTTTTTGTTATATACTTGTTCTTACACATTCATTTATTTGAACAGCTTATCTTCAGTGTTTtacatggggatggggattcTCACCTTTGATTTACTCTCATGGGGAATGCATGGAATAACATCAAGCACCCAAATCATACCTCTCCTGTGTCAGTCGAGATTGCTGTGGTAAAGGGGCTGATGTTACAGTGGCTTCCAGAGAAGTCTGCACAAACCTGGGACTCAGAAGTTACTGTTTGTGATGGAATGCTGTCCACACAGGCTCTGACAGTGCTGTGTCCCATCAATAGACTAGGGATGGTTTGTGAACTTAGAGTTACAGATCTGGCTGACTTACTCTGGGAACATCATCAGCATCTGAAGTGAGGTGTTACAAAGGGACCTCAATCTCTcccatgttttttttcttggttttttatCCTCTTTTGAGCAAAATCTTGTAGTCTTGTGAGAGGGGTCTATCCAACAATGCTGGCAAAACTGGTGTGCTGCATCACCTTCTCAGGCTGAACAACTGGTGAATTTCAGGTTGGAATATCATACATGTGGTCATGTTCTACAGACTGTTTCAGTTTCAGAAGAGGTGATGACTAAGGTGCTAACCTTGGAGTAAGAAGACACTGGAGAAACCTGAGTGACAGCCAAGGCTGATGCTATCCTAGTAAACATCAGTGTTTAGTTCTCAGCAGTGAGAAAGTCCCAGAGATAATCATATATTAAGTAACCATTAAAAAGATATGAGGATTTACCATTACAGGTGGATGTTGAAGAAAGTAATGACAGTAATTAAATATGGCATTGTTTCCCCCCCTTTAATTACTGTGTtgattttccccctttttttgttctgtatCAGAGAGAAGTAGTGGAAGAAATCTTTATTTGGTGTAACAAAATGAATTGAGAACAAATTATTATAAAAGACAATTTAGATGTGTGTGTATAGACCACTATATAATTTCCTAAGAAAATTAACACCGCTTTTCCCAAATCTAAGGGTGTTTTTGctttaataaacatttaaaataaaactgccGGATCATCATTTACTGTTGTTTGTCTTGTGGTGATGCTTTAAAAGTTTCAGAAACCTTTAAGTAAATTGTTTTTGTGCAGAGAATAAATTACACTCTTTTTTATTAGCCTTTAGGTAGACTGGGAGCTTCAGTTACTGGAATTGATCCTGTGGAGGACAACATTAGAACAGCAGATCAGCACAAGTCATTTGATCCGGTCCTGGCCAAGAGAATACAGTACAAGTCCAGTTCACTGGAGGAGATTGTGGAAGAGTCTATGGAAACCTTTGATGTAATTGTAGCTTCTGAAGTAGTGGAGCATGTGGCTGACCTTGAAACGTTTATCAAGTGTTGCTCTCAGGTGTTAAAGGTAAGAGAGTTTTTGCTTTCATTATTGGGaatatttattctcttttattATCGTGGCTTTTTAAAAGGAATGTGAAAACGTATCTGCACACATCTCTCCACTAAGTCAGAAACATGTTCTAGAAGTGCCTTCCATCTTTCTCCATGATGCAAATATATCTTCCCAAATTCAGTAACCACAGTTAGGGGAAATTTATTTCCCCAACTCAGCCTCAGAAAAGTGTTACAGCATTACCCAGCATTGCAGGTTTGGGTTACATCAGGGCCATAAGAAATCTGGGTGCATCTGATTTCACACAGGTGAGAGGAAATGTGGCATTGCTGCTATTGATTGACAGCTGTGGCTCAGACTGCATGGGAACTCTGTAATGATGTTTCTGACACAAGATTTTATTCCAGCACGAGCATCACATCAGATGAGATCCTGGATTGCTTTTAAAGGCTCCTAGTTAAGCTTTGGAGATAATCAGGCAGTTATTTATCTTGATAGTAGTTCATT encodes:
- the COQ3 gene encoding ubiquinone biosynthesis O-methyltransferase, mitochondrial isoform X2; this translates as MKSSSTLPASLTEMKSNMFTVKRPFSTSHSSVDSKEMKKFQLLAHKWWDEEGEYAALHSMNDIRVPFIRDTLLSMSSNYHLGNPLSGIKILDVGCGGGLLSEPLGRLGASVTGIDPVEDNIRTADQHKSFDPVLAKRIQYKSSSLEEIVEESMETFDVIVASEVVEHVADLETFIKCCSQVLKPEGSLFITTINKTQLSYVLGIVVAEKIMGIVPEGTHEWEKFVPPEELERLLESNGFSVKSVNGMLYNPLSGSWSWMESTSLNYAVHAVKSGAPAQSHATDTLPETDVQQRSATAGTAGTAGTVPDSTV
- the COQ3 gene encoding ubiquinone biosynthesis O-methyltransferase, mitochondrial isoform X1 is translated as MRGGGAARALGRALRRRRAAAALPGAAGDGQADLSFQTGLRHILQDCNRKRQMKSSSTLPASLTEMKSNMFTVKRPFSTSHSSVDSKEMKKFQLLAHKWWDEEGEYAALHSMNDIRVPFIRDTLLSMSSNYHLGNPLSGIKILDVGCGGGLLSEPLGRLGASVTGIDPVEDNIRTADQHKSFDPVLAKRIQYKSSSLEEIVEESMETFDVIVASEVVEHVADLETFIKCCSQVLKPEGSLFITTINKTQLSYVLGIVVAEKIMGIVPEGTHEWEKFVPPEELERLLESNGFSVKSVNGMLYNPLSGSWSWMESTSLNYAVHAVKSGAPAQSHATDTLPETDVQQRSATAGTAGTAGTVPDSTV